The DNA sequence TGatctaatatacattttacttgatACGCCCAATTGGTTTGGTTATACGTAACGCCATTATCAACATCAGTCTTTAACATACAATACGTTTTAAACAATAAAGAAGTATCTTTCTGTTGTAAAGAATGCCACAAACATACATCATTAGCCTAAACAATTGATGAGTACAATCAATTAAGTGATTTGAGACAATAACATTACAGCAAATGTGAGAATTCCGTCTATCATGAAACAATGAAAGataaaactgaaatactgaaaagcACAAGTACTAGTAACTGTTTcttgaatatatataaaattatttctcaGACAGAGCATAAACGACACAGCTCGTAATATTCAAAAAGATACCGTatgtaatatttataatcattataACATTTTCAAGCAAGACTTTTAGTGGGGTATGACTCACATTTAGTGATAGCCCTAGTCATAATTATCAACTTGCGTTCTAACCATCTAAAGATTATTAAAGTCTTGATTGTCAGTCGGAAAATAGGTTCTGTTACTTAGACTAAGTGTTTAACTGTTTGTATTAACTATCACAAGAACAGTATTTAAATGCTTTATTGAGCAATAGTACGTCTACACGTGCATCCACTCAGTCTTGTTATATATTCTCGATCTTTGGGATTATGGTGTACATTCAGTTTGATCATAAAAGAGTTCCCCTCTAGAAGAGAGTGcatggtgtttcacatttcacaCCTCTCACGATCACACTCAGTGGAGCCGAGCCTGATTTTATTTTGCTCTGTTGCTTTCGATGCTCCAAAAGTATCTTCtacatttcattttataaatgtttccCCGAGAATTGATCATTGATACAATGTATCTAATTCATCTGCTTTGAACTGTGGAATAGAATGTATTTTTGTTGAATAAGTTGGGTGATGTttctaccaaattttttcaagCTAGGGCTCGGTGTTTAGTACAATTATGATGAAGTTTTCGTGAAATGAGCAACGGCAATAAACAAAATTGTTAATGAAATAATCGTGTACGAACTGTTCATTCTTCATCTTTTGAAGGTATACCTACTCATAAGGAGTTTAATAGTTTTATGTTGGTGTCTTAGTCATCTTACTAAATATTACGTTTTAgaatatgtatatgtgtatagaTCAAATTGtctcttatatttctgtatagaaaggcatacgtatttttaaaatattgtaatgtttCATCATGCTGTACATATGAAGaaacataaataaactatttgacttgacttgacatttttaaatgtgtaaaaaatattttcagaataaaatataaCAAGGAAAAGTGTGAAAAGGTTAAACAAGTTATAGCGCTAAATGAATAAAACCAGACATACACTGATACAGACCTTGACGAGATTGTACATTAACGTTTCAACATAAGACATAACAGGGTTATTAAACCAAAATTAAATGATATGCACTAATGCCTTTACTTTTTTACAAACGGACACGAACAGTGAAATCTGTTAGATGATACGAGATTGAAGTGTATTTCACGCTGTGTAGTTCTCTTCAGTTTATTAGTtaatatacaatttattattcGCTAAAACGTTAGATGTTGTATTTGCTCTATacataaatataacataatatcGCGTAACACAGTTTACGAGTCATTAGAATAACATAGTGAAGGAAGGATAATTTGTACAggtttgtggatattattgtttgcACGAATTACCGTGTCTGTATGTTTGATGTGCTAAGGGATGCATGTTGGTGGCTATAATTATGTCCTCTGGATGTGACGCGCATGCTTAACTGCAAAAGTGTTCCTAGAGTAAGTATAAGAAAATGTTCTGTCGTTATTGCTTGCCCTTCTCAGCTGtattgttctacccaggtgcccacctgtactttaaaaatattccCGTATGGGGTACCGGGGTCTTCCTCCGCTATTTCAAAGCTAGAAAATTGTCAAACCTAACGAAATTTAACatgttaacttcaaaatcattcATGCTATCGGGTCCGATGTAGTAATAAATGATCCAGTGAGAAACTGAATGACACGGTTAGATGTTATATCAATATAGTTGGTTTTCAAGGTTGATACAAAAGTTATTTCAGCTTCTTACAGTCAAACATTTTCAATATGATAAGATAAGTCACAAATCATAATAGGAATGAcatgaatattgtcaaacaatgacTAGAGCGTCCAACAGGCAAAACTTCGTCACCCATACAACACTCCGCATggtaatgtatgtatgtatgtatgtattcaCATAGTTTCTACACATATAaacacatatacaatgtacacaCATATACTCTacaataaataatacaaacatatataaaaaagcaacacATACATgaataggtggacggatagctcagtggtttgcacactggccttccaatcctgaggtcgggggttcgatccccggcagctactcgggaattttcagaaacgcttttcagtgtttcccacccaactagaggtgtactggtcaggaacccaggcaatccttgcgtgtatcagtgctatacactgggcacgttaaagaaccaggctgtctattcgaaatgagctaggctaagttagccggacaagtctgtatctgatTACTATGGGATACGaactggtccaaaactctaaGAAACCGCATCTTGCGGTTTAAAAGCGCATCTTGCGGTTTTTAAAGCGCATCTTGCGGTTTATAAAGCGCATCTTGCGGTTTATAAAGCGCAAGATGCGGTTTCTAAACCGCAAGATGCGCTGGAACAGTTTTGAACCGTTTGTGCGTGAAATACTAAACCGCATCATGCGGTTTTACCCGGCTTTAACCGGATGCAGTATAGTACGGTAGGGTATTGTTTTTCCATCAACCAATGAGAAAGCTCGTTATTCATTTGAGCGCGATTTgcgaaacaacaacaaaaacacaataataaatgGTAGTTTAAAATTATGGACATCGGAAACTTCCTTGAGCGAGTTCGAGTTGTAATGGGATCGATCAATAGATCACTAGAAGTGTCACAGTCACAAGATGCATTAGACAGCGCCATTGTCCGGTTGGACGCGTTGATTAGAAACGTCAACAGAATGACTGTAGCTTATCCCGGATGTGCAAATATTTTGACCGACTTGTCAGAAGCCTTGGAAGTAGTTCAAGAGTTAAAAAGGTTTGTagattataatttatttttctgtcaaaCTGAATATATTGTGACCATTAATAAAGCACCTCAAAAATGCCCACAGTATACaaagtccaactaatttgacacaGCCtaagaaatattgagataatttttatATAGGCAATCTCCCATCTTATGTCTAAAAACTTGgaagaccaaaataatggaataatgatgaaattttcattgctgccGGCACTATATGCTCTATTTTTCTGGTGATCGATTTAAACCTATACATGAACTGTACACGATTAACCTTTACAATGTCTACACGAAATATGCGCAAGCAAttaaaccaataactttacatgactgtgtagtGTGATTCTTCGTCCATTCTTttggtttttcaatgatttgacgtTAAGATTGCTCGTCACGATTATAACACAATCTGATTCTGAACgtggaattattttgactaattaaTCCTGTTGGGTTGATCCAATTTCTACTAAATTCAAGCCTAGGATTACAAATAGTTGAATGCtctaacagctcttgtttgtaataCTTCTCtacttattatatatgtattttgtaatacACTATACAAGTGTATTTTGTCATATGGCTAAGGTTAGAGTTTAGACATGATCCAATCTGACAGTTTGTCAACTTATCAACTTCATTTTCTGAGCAAAGTActttttggtagaaaaaatgaaGATTTAGGGTGGGAAAGACAAAGcttttttagagattttctaACGGCCTAACTACTAAGGGTGTAATGATTCATGGCGATACCTTTGTCTGaagatatttgatataattttccATGTGCAGGCATTTTACTGATTTTTACTGTCCTTGATAATCATCAGacaaattatcaaaaacatttcaatttaactgtttttttttttgcaattagaCCAAAGAATCTTACCCAAATATCGTATTGATAGTGGAGTTTAAGAAAGTTGATTTTTACTCATTTGTGCAACACCAGGTTGCAAAATACCTTGGCTGAGGTGTACAGTGAAAAGTAAAAAATTGAATTAACTTTCATAAAATCagtgttaaacatgttaaagataGTATCttaacaaatgtatcatttataaaacAACATGTCAAGTACTTTCAAATTGTAGGaactttgtttttcattatgTCACATCAGTGCTCCATTTTTATCGCGATACATACTGTATCattgcatctgtatcacgatatGTATTATATCGTTAGACTAGGGTATTGTTACACCACTaacttaaatactaaaattatcaatatttttttttatcataatcaatggtaggttataaaacaagcaatttattcattacatttaattattatgtTGAAATGAAATAGATTAATAATATATGCTTCACTTACAGTGCTTTATTAGAGGTTTTGAATATCACTACgcagcttttaaaattatatgtcatttaaaatgattattcagttttaaaagatatttaaatataaaaattgtaagtatttcaaaacttttttaaattgagCGAAAAAAAAGTTGTTAGAAATGAAGAATTTCAATCACATACATAAACAATgtacaaacatttgttttgcctaaaaccagataaacagatgttaatatGTGACGTCACAGGGATTTCTCCTGTTGAATCATATTTCCCAGTATTGCTCAGGAATTATCAGTATTTTCTGGGCTCTTGGCCTTAGTGATATATTCTtttgcataagaactcaaaactctggTTAGTCTACGATAAatcacgtttgggaacttattatttcctaATTATAGGTTGATTCCGACAGATTGTCTGTAGTAAACAATATGATGAATTAGATAATATCTTAGATTGTATAAGTTAAAAGTCTAGCAGTAAAGGGCAATTATTTCAGATCTGCTGAGGATGACAGTCAGACCAGACCCGAGGTTCAGCATGGTGAAACTGGAAGGCCACGATATGTTGTCTCAAGGGATCAGCTTGAGCTACTTCTTGATCTACATTTTACAAACAAAGAGATAGCAGACCTTGTCAATATCAGTGTGTCCAGTGTGAAAAGAAGACTGAGGTAAATGTTTTACTGATAATATATTAACCTGTCTgtatgttgtttttagctcacaggagccaaaggttcagggtgagctattatgatcgcTCGCTGTCCGGCCATCcatactttcctttaaacaacatctcctgcTAAAATACAAGTATAGTTTTGATGAAACTGCACAGGAATGATCCATGGatgattgttaaaaaaattacaCTTCACACAGAACTCGTGGCTAAcgaaagaaaaatgttaaaagggTTTGTGGGTGTACGGCCACAGCTGATGGTTCAGAATGCCAAATGAGGGCCCTGTGCCAAGTTTGAGGTAACCTCATAACTTAGTGGACCTCTgacaagattgctcaaattatgccTCTAGCGTGAAAAAGGCCCAGCCCTGGAGGGTCACTTTTTATACCAGTTATATAGGAGAAAATACTTCAAgaattatcagatcatatattctagactgtttaattataattacctgatgaccctaagtgatTAAGTGTCAcctgactatgaccttgacctacttaactgtttttagctcaactattattcaaag is a window from the Mercenaria mercenaria strain notata chromosome 7, MADL_Memer_1, whole genome shotgun sequence genome containing:
- the LOC128558389 gene encoding uncharacterized protein LOC128558389, with amino-acid sequence MDIGNFLERVRVVMGSINRSLEVSQSQDALDSAIVRLDALIRNVNRMTVAYPGCANILTDLSEALEVVQELKRSAEDDSQTRPEVQHGETGRPRYVVSRDQLELLLDLHFTNKEIADLVNISVSSVKRRLRQYNLSRKDRFCNMSNDELDERVKNITEGNPMLGQRNVMGQLLADGIHVQRDRVAEALLRVDPAAVAMRWSQTICRRTYSVPGPNALWHIDGNHKLIRYVSNE